The sequence CTTCTTGGGCTGAAAATCAAGGGTTCGAAGGTATTGCAACTTTTATGTATGCACAATCTGATGAAGAGCGTATGCACATGTTAAAGCTGATTAAATACATCAACCAACGTGGAGGAGAAGCTGTAATTCCGGCTGTAATTAAACCAGAATTAGACCATTCTTCTTTTAAAACATTGTTTACGCAATTGTTTGATCATGAAGTTTTTGTTTCTCAAAGTATAAACGAATTAGTTCATGTTTCTTTACAAGATAAAGATTATGCTACACACAATTTCTTACAATGGTATGTTGCAGAACAAATTGAAGAAGAAGCGACAGCTCGTACTATTCTAGATAAAATTAATTTAATTGGAGACGACAAAGGAGGATTGTATTTATTTGATAATGATATCAAGAATTTTCCAACAATTCAAAATGCTGCCATCTAATTTTAACGAAAAATTGGGTAAATAATACAAAAAAGATGTCTTTATTTGGACATCTTTTTTTATTTAAAAAAGAACTTGTAACATAAGATTAATAATATTAAATTTGCACTTGCTAGTAGATTTTTTTTGCTTGCAACTAAAAAATAAAGTTTATGAAAAAACTGTCGGTTATTTTACTGTTAGCTATTTCGTTAGGTAGTTGTTCTACATATCAAAAGGCTCTAAAGTCTGAAGATTCTGCCTATCAAACTAGTGTGGCAGACGAAATGTTCAAAGCAGAAAAATATAAAAAAGCAATTAAATTATATGATTTGGTTATAACTAGAGAAGGTATGAAACCAAATTATAGATCAGTTGTTTTTAATGATGGTAAGGCGAATTATATCTTAGGGAAATATGAGTTATCTGCTCCGATTTTAAAAAGATTTAATTTGACATATCCTGTTGGAGAACATGTCGAAGAAGCTAGATATCTTGAGGCAATGTCTTTATATAATATGTCTGAAGTTTACTCATTAGATCAACATATAACTTTTGATGCAATTACAAAATTTGATGATTACATTCAAAAATATCCAGAATCTGAGTTCATTGAACAAGCAAAATTATATAAAAAAGAGTTAGTAGAAAAGCTTGAGAAAAAAGCTTATGAAGCAGCAAAACAATATAATACAATTGGTGAATATACAAGAGATTATACAGCTGCAATTGTTGCTTTAGATAATTTTATGTTAGATTATCCAGGTTCAATTTATAAAGAAGATGCTCTTTTTTACAAATTTGACTCTGCTTATAAATTGGCAATAAATAGTGTGTATTCTAAAATGAATGATCGAATTCAAACTGCTATGAAAGCATACGAAGGTTTAGTGAATTATAACGGGAATACAAAATACAAAGAGAAAGCTGATAAAATGCTAACTCGTTTAGAAAAAGAATCAAAACAATTTTCAAATATTTAAGGAAATGGACTTAAAGAAAACAACGGCTCCAGTAAATACTGTTACTTATAACAAAGATTTAATTGAAGGGCCAACAGGTAATGTTTACGAGGCAATTACAATTATCGCTAAAAGAGCAAGTCAAATTAATGCTGAAATCAAAAAAGAATTGATTGAAAAATTAGAAGAATTTGCTACTTACAACGATAGTTTGGATGAAGTATTTGAAAATAAAGAACAAATTGAAGTTTCTAAATACTACGAAAAATTACCTAAACCACATGCTTTAGCAGTTGAAGAATGGTTAGCTGGTGAGATTACTTACAAAGAAAACTTCAAAGATACTTTAAAATAAAACTTCTATGTCAGTTTTAAGCGGTAAAAAAATAGTACTGGGAATCACTGGTGGAATAGCTGCATATAAAACGGCAACTTTAGTTAGAAAATTTATAAAAGCAGGTGCACATGTCCAAGTGATCATGACACCTGCTGCTTTAGATTTTATTACTCCCATTACATTAGGAACTCTTTCTAAAAGACCTGTTTATACTCAGTTTTTTAATAAATCGAATGCTGAAGGTGTTTGGAATAATCACGTTGAAATGGCACTTTGGGCAGATATGATGTTGATAGCTCCTGCTACTGCAAATACGCTTTCAAAGATGGCAACTGGTGCTTGTGATGATTTATTAATGGCTACTTATTTGTCAGCTAAATGTCCTGTTTATTTTGCTCCAGCAATGGATTTAGATATGTATGTACATCCTTCAACAGAAAATAATTTTAAAATCTTAGAAGGTTACGGCAATATTATGATTCCTGCTGAATCTGGAGAATTAGCTTCAGGTTTGTCTGGCCAAGGACGCATGGCTGAACCTGAAAATATAGTAGCTTTTTTGGAAAAAGATTTAGAAAAAAAACTTCCTTTAAAAGGAAAAAAAATACTTGTTACGGCTGGTCCTACATACGAACCGATTGATCCTGTCCGATTTATAGGGAATCATTCAACAGGAAAAATGGGCTTTGATATTGCAGATGCTGCCGCAAGTTTAGGTGCAGAAGTACTTCTTGTTTCCGGACCAAGTCATTTGAGTCCAAAAAATAATCAAGTGAAAATTCATCGTGTATTTTCTGCTAAAGAAATGTATCATTTTTGTCATGATAATTTTGATTCAGTTGATTCAGTTGTTGCTGCAGCTGCAGTTGCTGACTATCGACCAAAAGTTGTTGCAACCCAAAAAATCAAAAAAAATGATGAAACATTTACCATTGAACTAGAAAAAAATCCTGACATTCTAGCTTCTTTAGGAAAAATTAAAAAACAGCAGTATTTAATTGGTTTTGCACTTGAAACTGAAAATGAAATTGAACATGCCAAAGTTAAAATCACAAAAAAGAATTTAGATTTAATAGTATTAAATTCTTTAAATGATGATGGCGCAGGTTTTGGAAAACCAACAAATAAAGTTACCTTTATTGATAAAGATTTTAATATCTTTCCACAAGAATTAAAATCGAAAGAAGAAGTAGCTAAAGATATCGTTTCCAAAATCGTTCAATATTATGAAGAATAGCATTTATTTTTGTTTTTTATTTTTATTTACCAATGTAATTTTCGCACAAGAATTAAATTGCACGGTTCAAATAATCGCTGACAAAGTTCCGCAAACTAATAAACAAGTTTTCACAACATTAAAATCGGCTATGACTGATTTTATGAACAATACGCAATTTACACCTATCAATTTTTCGAGAGAAGAACGTATTGAGTGTAATTTAATATTGGTTGTTGAAACTTTTGAAAACAATGTAGTTACAGGAACTTTACAAGTTTTGTCAACGCGACCTGTTTATGATTCAAATTATAATACACAAATCTTAAATTTCAAAGACAATCAAGTTACTTTCCGATACATTGAATTTGAGCCATTAACCTATTCAGATAATACTTTTAATGGTGATTTAGTTGGTATAATGTCTTTCTATGCAAATTTAATGATTGGATTAGATAGCGATTCATTTGAAAAATTATCAGGATCACAATATCTTCAAAAAGCAAATAATTTTGTTTTATTAGCACAACAATCGGGTAGTGTGGGATGGAAATCGAGCGAAAAAACAATCAACCGTTATCATCTAATTAATGATATACTTTCAAATCAATTTGTTTCATATCGCGAAGCACTTTATGATTATCATCGTTTAGGATTGGATGAGATGATTTCTAAACCTGCCGAATCTAAAGTTGTTATTTATGACGCGATTGCTAAACTTGAAAATAATCATAAGATTAGGCCAAATGCCATTCCAACCCGAGTGTTTTTCGATTCAAAAGGAGATGAGATTGTTTCTGTTTTCTCAGCTGGACCAGAATTCAAAAAACAACAAATTGTCGATTTATTAAACAAAGTTTATCCATTTCTAAGTGGAAAATGGAATAAAATTTAATCTTCAAATCAAATGTTAATTCATTTATCAATAAAAAATTACGCTTTAATAGCGTTTTCTTCTATCGATTTTTCTAACCAACTTTCAATTATTACTGGAGAAACAGGTGCCGGAAAATCAA comes from Flavobacterium sp. I3-2 and encodes:
- a CDS encoding outer membrane protein assembly factor BamD, which produces MKKLSVILLLAISLGSCSTYQKALKSEDSAYQTSVADEMFKAEKYKKAIKLYDLVITREGMKPNYRSVVFNDGKANYILGKYELSAPILKRFNLTYPVGEHVEEARYLEAMSLYNMSEVYSLDQHITFDAITKFDDYIQKYPESEFIEQAKLYKKELVEKLEKKAYEAAKQYNTIGEYTRDYTAAIVALDNFMLDYPGSIYKEDALFYKFDSAYKLAINSVYSKMNDRIQTAMKAYEGLVNYNGNTKYKEKADKMLTRLEKESKQFSNI
- a CDS encoding DNA-directed RNA polymerase subunit omega is translated as MDLKKTTAPVNTVTYNKDLIEGPTGNVYEAITIIAKRASQINAEIKKELIEKLEEFATYNDSLDEVFENKEQIEVSKYYEKLPKPHALAVEEWLAGEITYKENFKDTLK
- a CDS encoding ferritin, with the translated sequence MLSQAISDALNKQVQIEGDSSQIYLAMASWAENQGFEGIATFMYAQSDEERMHMLKLIKYINQRGGEAVIPAVIKPELDHSSFKTLFTQLFDHEVFVSQSINELVHVSLQDKDYATHNFLQWYVAEQIEEEATARTILDKINLIGDDKGGLYLFDNDIKNFPTIQNAAI
- the coaBC gene encoding bifunctional phosphopantothenoylcysteine decarboxylase/phosphopantothenate--cysteine ligase CoaBC, encoding MSVLSGKKIVLGITGGIAAYKTATLVRKFIKAGAHVQVIMTPAALDFITPITLGTLSKRPVYTQFFNKSNAEGVWNNHVEMALWADMMLIAPATANTLSKMATGACDDLLMATYLSAKCPVYFAPAMDLDMYVHPSTENNFKILEGYGNIMIPAESGELASGLSGQGRMAEPENIVAFLEKDLEKKLPLKGKKILVTAGPTYEPIDPVRFIGNHSTGKMGFDIADAAASLGAEVLLVSGPSHLSPKNNQVKIHRVFSAKEMYHFCHDNFDSVDSVVAAAAVADYRPKVVATQKIKKNDETFTIELEKNPDILASLGKIKKQQYLIGFALETENEIEHAKVKITKKNLDLIVLNSLNDDGAGFGKPTNKVTFIDKDFNIFPQELKSKEEVAKDIVSKIVQYYEE
- a CDS encoding DUF4835 family protein, with product MKNSIYFCFLFLFTNVIFAQELNCTVQIIADKVPQTNKQVFTTLKSAMTDFMNNTQFTPINFSREERIECNLILVVETFENNVVTGTLQVLSTRPVYDSNYNTQILNFKDNQVTFRYIEFEPLTYSDNTFNGDLVGIMSFYANLMIGLDSDSFEKLSGSQYLQKANNFVLLAQQSGSVGWKSSEKTINRYHLINDILSNQFVSYREALYDYHRLGLDEMISKPAESKVVIYDAIAKLENNHKIRPNAIPTRVFFDSKGDEIVSVFSAGPEFKKQQIVDLLNKVYPFLSGKWNKI